A single window of Prionailurus viverrinus isolate Anna chromosome F1, UM_Priviv_1.0, whole genome shotgun sequence DNA harbors:
- the CD5L gene encoding CD5 antigen-like, which translates to MALLFSLILAIYAGPGILGSLSRVRLVGGDHRCEGRVEVQQDDEWVTVCDDYWNMSSVAVLCRELGCGAARKTMSGTVYGPVTPKDQKVFIHLFRCNGTEESLFQCEKEDAIGCSHLEDAGAVCETIYTGPGILGPESVRLADGPRRCQGRVEVKFQGEWSSVCQAGWSFAAAKVVCRQLGCGRATLTRRGCNKATQGQGAIWQGKVSCSGQEVNLQDCLSEVWEHNCTHNEDVWVECEDPFGLKLVGGRSHCEGRLEVLHKGEWGSVCDDGWGQEADRVVCRQLGCGQPLSPPVKVRRRFGPGVGRIWLDDVNCSGKEPSLEQCLHRSWGYHNCNHREDVAVVCEEQQSGLLDA; encoded by the exons ATGGCGCTACTCTTCTCCCTAATCCTTG cCATTTACGCTGGACCTGGCATTTTAG GGTCTTTGTCCAGAGTGCGGCTAGTGGGAGGTGACCACCGCTGTGAAGGTCGTGTGGAGGTGCAGCAGGATGACGAGTGGGTCACCGTGTGTGATGACTACTGGAACATGAGCTCTGTGGCCGTGCTGTGCCGGGAGCTGGGCTGTGGAGCGGCCAGGAAGACCATGAGTGGCACTGTGTATGGACCAGTGACACCAAAGGACCAAAAAGTCTTCATCCACCTGTTCAGATGCAATGGGACCGAAGAAAGCCTGTTTCAGTGTGAGAAGGAAGATGCAATCGGATGCTCCCATCTTGAGGATGCGGGAGCCGTGTGCGAGA cCATTTACACTGGACCTGGCATTTTAG GGCCGGAGAGTGTGAGGCTGGCCGATGGCCCCAGGCGCTGCCAGGGCCGAGTGGAGGTGAAGTTCCAAGGGGAGTGGAGCTCTGTGTGCCAAGCAGGCTGGAGCTTTGCAGCCGCCAAGGTGGTGTGCCGGCAGCTGGGGTGTGGACGGGCCACCCTGACCCGGAGAGGCTGCAACAAAGCGACCCAGGGCCAAGGGGCCATCTGGCAGGGAAAGGTGTCATGCTCAGGACAAGAAGTGAACCTTCAAGATTGCCTTTCTGAAGTTTGGGAACACAACTGTACCCACAATGAGGACGTGTGGGTCGAATGTGAAG ATCCCTTTGGCTTGAAGCTGGTAGGAGGACGCAGCCACTGTGAGGGGAGGCTGGAGGTGCTGCACAAGGGCGAGTGGGGCTCTGTCTGCGACGACGGCTGGGGACAAGAAGCAGACCGGGTGGTGTGCAGGCAGCTGGGCTGCGGGCAGCCCCTGTCTCCACCTGTCAAAGTCCGGAGAAGGTTCGGCCCCGGGGTCGGCCGCATCTGGCTGGACGACGTCAACTGCTCGGGGAAGGAGCCGTCCCTGGAGCAGTGCCTGCACAGGTCCTGGGGCTACCACAACTGTAACCACAGAGAGGATGTGGCTGTGGTCTGTGAAG AACAGCAGTCTGGCCTACTTGATGCTTGA